In Bacteroidota bacterium, one DNA window encodes the following:
- a CDS encoding gliding motility-associated C-terminal domain-containing protein → MIFVRLFAFMMLNPFASLATHISGADITYKWVSGNTYQLSLTLYRDCAGIAAPNTAAVTYSSVSCARNLSVNLTRVPGTGQEISHTCSTAVTTCRGGTLSGIQKYEYTGNVTLPANCTDWVFGYAICCRNCAITTLSYTPNNCSGVPGTYVEATLNNLVVPNNSAPTFTNIPVAFFCVGQTFHYNHGAYDVDGDSLVYSFVTPRSAANTYVTFKPGYSASNPLTSSPAITLDNSGDIAITPTALEVGVMTILVKEYRNGVLIGSVLRDMEVYTQSCSNVLPTASGVNGTTNYDIIACPGKPLSFNITTGDGNTSQNVTMTCISPIPGSAFTSTTGQHPVGTYTWTPTVAQARSQPYSFIITVQDDNCPFTGFQTYSFTIRVPPLAATLQTVNATCAVPGNGSATLNVTGSSPYQYLWTPGGNTTASISGLGSGNYSAVVTDRYGCTTTASGNLLAPPPIIASPVVTNVNCFGRNNGSISVTRSGGVAPYSYAWTPSLGNTATINNLSPGNYQCVITDANGCTISTSSTITQPPILNSVISSSTNLLCNSINTGSATVNQTGGTGPFIYNWIPGNLTSQTISNVSAGTYQATVTDSKGCSSSVSITLTQPTPVNVNVSSIATSCGNNNGTSTALASGGTGPYTYLWSPGNQTTATATNLSVGNYSVLVTDAFGCTRTNTVAVTANPLPVATISSTTNVSCFGGSNGSSVVNAANGLSPYTYQWLGTSDVDNNLSNVSAGNYSVVITDARGCTAIANTIISQPALLVVNNSSTSSTCGNANGTIDLSVSGGVSPYNYNWQTFGGVNSSHLGSLPAATYNATITDGNGCTQSVSVPVSNIPGPVAALTSTQNVTCFGNSDGSAIVTQTGGTAPFNYSWSVAGPNAPSISNLSSGIYSVTITDANNCTSTIPFSISQPTALNSSVTSSNVNCFNGSTGTASAIVTGGTGPYQYLWSQTGSTSSSITNLQAGTYQATITDANGCTTSSSTSISQPPALSMTTGSTPTTCGNNNGSVQASVSGGVSPYSYRWVPGNYLSFEYTNIGTGTYSVTITDANGCTASMNATVNATPLPTASISSVNNVSCFGGTNGAATALASSGVAPYYYQWSPSGGTSAIANNLSAGNYSVRITDANGCTTTVPVSISQPSDLAVVPSITMGTCASSNGSASVSVSGGTSPYSYSWSNGVNGTNTISSLSAGVYRVVVNDMNGCTISSSINVENSGGMSATVSALAMPNCFGEANATATVAVSGGTGPFSFAWSPGVSTSSTATGLTNGHYDVTVTDANNCIAITNVVVNQPPQILVSTSATQPAVCYGSNTGQAVVTVNGGIPPYSYQWLGQSDTDDVLQNVSAGIYSAIVTDAHGCTSVADAIVAEPSPIQINSSSTSTTCGNSNGSAAVIVNGGTGPYTYSWSSSVTNHTNTIGNVPAGNYQVIVTDANSCTMTQNINVADISGPVASVNSVQNVNCFGGSNGSAALSLTGGTTPFSYSWTCSTDNSPSVSNLSAGSYSVIVTDGNNCTSLVPFTISQPAELLSSATSTNVNCFSGSTGSASVVANGGTIPYQYLWTHDLSTNSVANNLSAGNYSAVITDGNGCTTSSSVSVNQPAAIIVSTTSSPSFCGINNGSIDAGVIGGIAPYNYQWAPGNGNTSSYNSLSAGTYTVTVTDANGCTSTMNSTVIGNPSPVATVASTSDVTCNGGNNGEALINVSSGTGPFNYAWTPNVGSASSLTQLSAGVYSVRIADANGCTSNASLLISEPAPVTVVPTAIDGTCSISNGSASVNVNGGVGPYSYNWSNGISGANQISGLAAGNYSVIISDANGCSQSTSIVIQNSGALNSSVSSIISPNCFGDSNASATISLVGGTAPFNYTWTPNVSSSATAAGLSNGQYSVTITDANQCSSSTSIVINEPSQLILNAASTNVNCYGDNTGQAQVVATGGVTPYTYHWIGSTDTDDILENSYAGNYSVVVTDAHGCTSVVTTTVTEPTQINVSPTATSATCGNLNGSIDVVVNGGVGPYNYSWSIPNRGNVSSVGNIGAGSYHVTVTDANGCSRTSTTGVSNIGGPIVSLGALQNVRCFGSSDGSAAVTLSGGTPPFNYSWTCSTVNSSSVSNIPAGSHTVVISDGNNCFTAIPFNITQPAILLSSATSSNVNCYGENNGSAIVVASGGAGNYSYVWSNGQTGTSATSLNSGNYSVIVTDNNGCTSSSAVVINQPSPISTTASSTDISCHGGDDGTLYVNATGGIAPYSYSWSNGQSDQQITDLIAGDYTLTITDGNGCVNSGTYTINQPGILESAASITAVSCYGGNDGRINLEVNGGVPPYNFQWNPANINTPGIANLTAGNYQITITDVNGCSISSAITIDSPSELIAQPFSQNLLCYNDGSGRALVNVTGGTNPVSYLWSNGSVNSAVTSLQAGNYYVQITDANGCSQTKQIVIAQPDLLVATATTPALICIGQSVSVTASATGGTPSYNYFWSTNATGETIDLSPASTTYYSVYAVDSNGCQSGLVNVQVPVSPPLLASSASSDTICAGEFATVFVNVSGGNGGPYHYQWNNGSNDNYLYVSPGTTQTYTVQITDNCGTPPVTNQVLVYVNPKPNAAFAPFPVEGCPDLSVNFTLPQALVPIVSQSWNFGDGSSSTLGAQTHIYTDPGTYSVTHAVVSDQGCTAVQIAPASVHVFDEPIADFLISTENPTMINPNVSFTDLSIDPVFWSWNFGDGEISMDQNPNHMYSDTGTYIVQLIVHNSKMCYDTIYKPIRIKDEFAIYFPNTFTPNDDGVNEQFKPLAVGVAEFKMLIFDRWGLVIYSTSELEKGWNGNMAGTGKECQMDTYVYMAIATGENGKKKEFIGHVNLVR, encoded by the coding sequence ATGATCTTTGTAAGATTGTTTGCATTTATGATGCTCAATCCATTCGCTTCTTTGGCCACCCATATCAGCGGAGCAGATATTACCTATAAATGGGTGAGTGGAAACACTTATCAGCTATCTCTTACTCTGTACAGAGATTGCGCCGGAATCGCTGCCCCAAATACTGCTGCAGTGACTTACTCATCTGTAAGTTGTGCGCGGAATTTGTCAGTAAATCTGACCCGTGTACCCGGAACCGGGCAGGAAATTTCCCATACCTGTAGTACAGCCGTTACAACATGTCGTGGGGGAACTCTTTCAGGAATTCAGAAATATGAATATACAGGAAACGTTACTTTACCGGCCAATTGTACAGACTGGGTTTTTGGTTATGCTATCTGTTGCAGAAATTGTGCGATCACAACTTTATCATACACACCAAATAATTGTAGCGGTGTTCCCGGAACTTATGTTGAAGCTACACTCAACAATTTAGTAGTACCTAATAATTCAGCTCCAACATTTACAAATATTCCTGTTGCGTTTTTCTGTGTTGGTCAGACGTTTCATTACAACCATGGTGCGTACGATGTCGATGGTGATTCATTGGTTTATTCATTTGTAACTCCACGCTCAGCTGCGAATACCTATGTAACTTTCAAGCCTGGTTATTCTGCATCCAACCCATTGACATCTTCACCGGCAATTACATTAGATAATTCCGGAGATATTGCAATTACGCCTACAGCTCTTGAAGTTGGAGTAATGACAATTCTGGTAAAAGAATATCGTAATGGTGTTTTGATTGGATCTGTACTGAGAGATATGGAAGTTTACACTCAGTCATGTAGTAATGTTTTACCAACGGCATCCGGTGTAAATGGAACTACCAATTATGATATCATTGCTTGTCCGGGAAAACCACTGAGTTTTAATATTACAACCGGCGATGGAAATACATCTCAGAACGTAACAATGACTTGTATAAGTCCAATACCCGGATCTGCCTTTACAAGCACAACAGGTCAGCATCCTGTAGGAACTTATACATGGACGCCCACAGTTGCACAAGCCCGGTCACAACCTTATTCATTTATTATTACTGTTCAGGATGATAATTGTCCTTTTACAGGATTTCAAACATATTCTTTTACCATCAGAGTTCCTCCACTTGCTGCAACATTACAGACAGTGAACGCTACATGTGCAGTTCCCGGAAATGGATCTGCTACATTAAATGTTACAGGGTCTTCTCCGTACCAGTATTTATGGACACCTGGCGGAAATACAACAGCTTCAATTTCCGGATTGGGTTCCGGCAATTATTCTGCAGTAGTGACCGACCGATATGGATGTACTACAACTGCCTCAGGAAATTTACTGGCACCGCCGCCCATTATAGCTTCGCCTGTCGTTACAAATGTAAATTGCTTTGGCAGAAATAATGGTTCTATCTCTGTCACCAGAAGTGGAGGAGTGGCTCCTTATAGTTATGCATGGACACCTTCTTTGGGAAACACCGCTACTATAAATAACCTTTCACCTGGAAATTATCAGTGTGTCATTACAGATGCAAATGGTTGCACGATCTCAACCTCTTCAACCATTACCCAGCCACCGATATTAAATTCTGTGATCAGCTCTTCAACAAACTTATTATGTAATTCAATTAATACAGGAAGTGCTACAGTTAATCAGACCGGTGGAACAGGACCATTTATTTATAACTGGATTCCCGGAAATTTAACTTCTCAGACGATCAGTAATGTTTCAGCCGGAACATATCAGGCTACTGTTACGGATTCAAAAGGATGTTCGTCGTCGGTTTCAATCACACTTACACAACCAACACCTGTGAATGTAAACGTTTCATCAATTGCAACATCATGTGGAAATAACAATGGAACATCAACAGCATTGGCTTCCGGTGGTACAGGACCGTATACATATTTGTGGTCACCGGGAAATCAGACAACTGCTACTGCTACTAATTTATCAGTCGGAAATTATTCTGTTTTAGTTACAGATGCTTTCGGATGTACAAGAACAAATACTGTAGCTGTAACAGCAAATCCATTACCTGTTGCAACAATTTCTTCTACAACAAATGTTTCTTGTTTTGGCGGAAGTAATGGATCATCAGTGGTGAATGCAGCAAATGGATTATCGCCTTATACATATCAATGGCTGGGAACTTCTGATGTTGATAATAATCTGAGCAATGTAAGTGCAGGAAACTATTCTGTTGTCATTACCGATGCAAGAGGATGTACTGCGATTGCAAATACTATAATTTCTCAACCTGCGCTTCTGGTAGTCAATAATTCATCAACTTCTTCAACATGTGGAAACGCTAATGGTACGATTGATCTGAGCGTAAGTGGTGGAGTAAGCCCTTACAATTATAACTGGCAAACTTTCGGCGGCGTGAATTCTTCGCATTTAGGAAGTCTTCCGGCAGCAACATATAATGCAACTATAACAGATGGAAATGGATGTACACAAAGTGTTTCTGTTCCTGTTTCAAATATTCCCGGACCTGTTGCAGCACTTACTTCAACTCAAAATGTAACATGTTTCGGAAACTCAGATGGAAGTGCTATCGTAACTCAAACAGGAGGTACTGCGCCATTTAATTATTCATGGTCTGTTGCAGGGCCAAATGCTCCTTCGATTTCTAATCTTTCGTCAGGAATATATAGTGTGACAATCACTGATGCAAACAATTGTACAAGTACAATTCCGTTTTCAATTTCTCAACCTACAGCTCTCAATTCATCTGTTACTTCTTCAAATGTAAATTGCTTCAACGGTTCTACCGGAACTGCTTCAGCAATAGTTACAGGTGGTACAGGACCTTATCAATATCTCTGGTCGCAAACCGGTTCAACCAGTTCATCTATTACAAATTTACAAGCAGGAACCTATCAGGCAACTATAACTGATGCAAACGGCTGTACTACCTCATCGTCAACTTCAATATCACAGCCGCCGGCTTTAAGTATGACAACCGGGTCAACTCCTACGACATGCGGAAATAATAATGGTAGTGTTCAGGCTTCAGTTTCAGGAGGAGTTTCTCCTTATAGCTATCGTTGGGTTCCGGGAAATTATTTATCATTTGAATATACTAATATAGGAACAGGAACATACTCAGTTACAATAACAGATGCAAATGGATGTACAGCATCAATGAATGCAACAGTCAATGCAACTCCATTGCCAACTGCATCTATTTCATCAGTGAATAATGTTTCTTGTTTTGGTGGTACCAATGGTGCCGCTACAGCTCTTGCATCAAGCGGAGTTGCTCCTTATTATTACCAGTGGTCACCTTCAGGTGGAACCAGCGCTATAGCAAATAATTTAAGTGCCGGTAATTATTCAGTTCGAATTACAGATGCTAATGGCTGTACTACAACTGTTCCGGTTTCTATCTCTCAGCCCTCGGATCTTGCAGTTGTTCCGTCAATTACAATGGGAACATGTGCCAGCAGTAATGGAAGTGCTTCTGTAAGTGTGAGCGGAGGAACATCTCCTTATAGTTACTCATGGTCAAATGGAGTGAATGGAACAAATACTATCAGCAGTTTGTCTGCAGGTGTTTATAGAGTAGTGGTGAATGACATGAATGGATGTACGATTTCTTCATCTATCAATGTTGAGAATTCCGGGGGAATGAGTGCAACAGTTTCTGCTCTTGCAATGCCGAATTGTTTTGGTGAAGCCAATGCTACTGCAACTGTTGCAGTCAGCGGTGGAACCGGTCCGTTTTCATTTGCATGGTCGCCAGGAGTTTCTACATCATCCACTGCAACAGGATTGACAAATGGTCATTATGATGTTACTGTAACAGATGCAAATAATTGTATTGCTATTACAAATGTTGTCGTCAATCAGCCTCCGCAAATTCTTGTGAGTACTTCAGCTACACAGCCTGCAGTTTGTTATGGATCAAATACAGGACAAGCAGTAGTTACTGTGAATGGTGGAATTCCTCCATACTCATATCAATGGCTTGGACAAAGCGATACAGATGATGTATTACAAAATGTTTCAGCAGGTATCTACAGTGCAATTGTCACAGACGCTCACGGTTGTACTTCGGTAGCTGATGCAATTGTTGCTGAACCTTCGCCGATTCAGATAAACTCTTCTTCAACTTCTACAACATGCGGAAATTCTAATGGATCTGCTGCTGTAATTGTAAATGGAGGAACAGGTCCTTATACTTATTCATGGTCGTCAAGTGTAACTAATCATACAAATACTATTGGTAATGTACCTGCGGGCAATTATCAGGTCATTGTAACAGATGCTAATTCCTGTACTATGACGCAGAATATAAATGTTGCTGATATTTCAGGTCCTGTGGCTTCTGTTAATTCAGTGCAGAATGTAAATTGTTTTGGTGGATCAAACGGTAGTGCAGCTTTATCTTTGACAGGCGGAACAACGCCGTTTTCATATTCGTGGACATGCTCGACAGATAATTCGCCTTCAGTTTCAAATTTATCGGCAGGAAGTTATTCTGTAATTGTAACTGATGGAAATAATTGTACATCGCTTGTGCCATTTACAATTTCACAACCTGCAGAATTACTATCATCTGCAACTTCAACAAATGTAAATTGTTTTAGTGGATCCACCGGATCAGCATCTGTTGTTGCAAATGGCGGAACTATTCCGTATCAATATTTATGGACGCACGATTTGTCTACGAACTCTGTTGCAAATAATTTGTCAGCAGGAAATTATAGTGCTGTCATCACAGATGGAAATGGTTGTACTACATCATCTTCTGTTTCTGTTAATCAACCCGCAGCAATAATTGTTTCCACTACTTCGTCTCCATCTTTTTGCGGAATCAATAATGGTAGTATCGACGCAGGAGTAATAGGAGGTATAGCACCCTATAATTATCAGTGGGCTCCTGGCAACGGGAATACTTCGAGTTATAACAGTTTATCGGCCGGAACTTATACAGTTACAGTAACGGATGCCAATGGTTGTACTTCAACTATGAATTCAACAGTGATTGGTAATCCTTCTCCGGTAGCAACTGTAGCTTCTACTTCGGATGTAACGTGTAATGGTGGAAACAACGGCGAAGCATTGATCAATGTTAGCAGTGGTACAGGTCCATTTAATTATGCATGGACTCCAAATGTAGGAAGCGCAAGTTCACTTACTCAATTAAGTGCGGGAGTATATTCTGTTCGAATCGCTGATGCTAATGGTTGTACTTCCAATGCTTCACTTCTGATTTCAGAGCCGGCACCGGTGACAGTTGTTCCCACAGCGATTGATGGTACGTGCTCAATTTCAAACGGTAGTGCTTCAGTAAATGTGAATGGTGGAGTAGGTCCATATTCTTATAACTGGTCGAATGGAATTAGCGGAGCAAATCAGATTTCAGGTTTGGCTGCAGGAAATTATTCAGTGATAATTTCAGATGCTAACGGATGTTCACAGAGTACATCAATTGTAATACAAAATTCGGGTGCATTGAATTCATCGGTGTCTTCAATTATTTCACCTAATTGTTTTGGCGACTCAAACGCTTCTGCAACAATATCTCTTGTCGGTGGAACTGCGCCATTTAATTATACATGGACACCTAATGTGTCGTCATCTGCAACAGCAGCAGGACTTTCTAATGGTCAATATTCAGTCACGATCACAGATGCAAATCAATGTTCGTCTTCAACCTCGATTGTGATCAACGAGCCATCACAGTTAATTTTAAATGCTGCCTCAACAAATGTAAATTGTTATGGAGATAACACAGGGCAGGCACAGGTTGTTGCAACAGGAGGAGTTACGCCTTATACATATCACTGGATTGGAAGTACGGATACTGATGATATTCTTGAAAATAGTTATGCAGGAAATTATTCAGTCGTTGTGACTGATGCACATGGTTGTACTTCAGTTGTGACAACGACAGTTACAGAGCCAACACAAATTAATGTTTCTCCTACAGCAACTTCTGCTACTTGCGGAAATTTGAATGGTTCAATTGATGTTGTAGTTAACGGCGGAGTTGGACCATATAATTATTCATGGTCAATTCCAAACAGAGGAAATGTTTCTAGTGTTGGAAATATCGGAGCAGGATCTTATCATGTTACGGTTACTGACGCTAATGGCTGCTCACGGACCTCAACTACCGGTGTATCTAATATTGGCGGACCGATTGTTTCTTTGGGTGCTCTACAAAATGTCAGATGTTTTGGAAGCTCAGATGGAAGCGCAGCAGTAACATTGTCCGGAGGAACTCCACCATTCAATTATTCATGGACTTGTTCAACTGTGAATTCTTCTTCGGTTTCTAATATTCCGGCCGGTTCTCATACCGTAGTCATATCCGATGGGAATAACTGTTTCACAGCAATACCTTTTAATATTACTCAGCCTGCAATACTTCTCTCTTCAGCAACTTCAAGCAATGTGAATTGCTATGGAGAAAATAATGGTTCTGCTATTGTTGTTGCAAGTGGCGGAGCTGGAAATTATTCTTATGTGTGGTCGAACGGACAAACAGGTACATCAGCAACTTCTTTGAATAGTGGAAATTATTCCGTTATAGTTACTGATAATAATGGCTGTACATCTTCTTCAGCCGTTGTAATTAATCAACCTTCTCCAATTTCAACAACAGCTTCATCAACTGACATAAGTTGTCATGGTGGTGATGATGGAACATTGTATGTAAATGCAACCGGTGGCATTGCACCATATTCATATTCTTGGTCTAATGGTCAAAGCGATCAGCAGATCACGGATCTGATAGCAGGCGATTATACTTTGACGATAACAGATGGTAACGGATGTGTCAATTCCGGTACTTACACTATCAATCAACCGGGAATTCTCGAATCAGCAGCATCGATTACTGCAGTGTCTTGCTATGGAGGAAATGATGGCCGAATTAATCTGGAAGTAAACGGAGGTGTTCCGCCATATAATTTCCAATGGAATCCTGCGAATATAAATACTCCCGGTATAGCAAATCTTACTGCCGGCAATTATCAAATTACAATTACAGATGTGAATGGTTGTAGTATCAGTTCTGCAATTACTATCGATAGCCCTTCTGAATTAATTGCACAGCCATTCTCTCAAAATTTACTTTGTTATAATGATGGTAGCGGGCGGGCATTGGTAAATGTAACCGGGGGTACGAATCCGGTATCATATCTTTGGTCTAATGGTTCTGTAAATTCTGCTGTTACATCTTTGCAAGCCGGAAATTATTATGTTCAGATTACCGATGCAAATGGTTGTTCACAGACGAAACAGATAGTAATCGCACAACCTGATCTGTTAGTTGCAACAGCTACAACACCGGCATTAATTTGTATTGGACAAAGTGTTTCAGTTACTGCTTCTGCAACAGGTGGAACACCATCTTATAATTATTTCTGGAGTACAAATGCAACAGGCGAAACAATTGATCTCTCTCCTGCATCTACAACATATTATTCAGTGTATGCAGTTGATTCCAATGGATGTCAATCAGGTCTTGTGAATGTACAAGTACCTGTAAGTCCGCCGTTGTTAGCTTCATCGGCATCTTCTGATACAATCTGTGCCGGGGAGTTTGCAACGGTTTTTGTAAATGTTTCAGGAGGAAATGGTGGTCCATATCATTATCAATGGAACAATGGATCGAATGACAATTATTTATATGTCTCACCGGGCACAACTCAAACTTATACTGTTCAGATCACAGATAATTGTGGAACTCCTCCTGTAACGAATCAGGTGTTGGTATATGTAAACCCAAAGCCGAATGCAGCATTTGCACCATTCCCTGTTGAAGGTTGTCCTGATCTGTCTGTGAATTTCACATTGCCACAAGCTTTAGTACCAATTGTATCGCAATCATGGAATTTTGGCGATGGAAGTTCAAGTACACTTGGTGCACAAACCCATATTTATACTGATCCGGGAACATATTCAGTAACCCATGCTGTAGTTTCTGATCAAGGATGTACAGCAGTGCAGATTGCTCCGGCATCAGTTCATGTTTTTGACGAACCCATAGCAGACTTTTTAATATCAACAGAGAATCCAACGATGATAAATCCAAATGTGTCATTCACAGATTTAAGTATTGATCCTGTTTTCTGGAGTTGGAATTTTGGTGATGGAGAAATAAGTATGGATCAGAATCCGAATCACATGTATAGTGATACAGGAACCTATATCGTGCAACTGATCGTTCATAATTCAAAAATGTGTTACGATACAATTTACAAGCCGATCCGCATCAAAGACGAATTCGCAATTTATTTTCCAAATACATTTACACCAAACGATGACGGAGTTAACGAACAGTTCAAACCGCTTGCTGTTGGAGTAGCTGAATTCAAAATGCTGATCTTCGATAGATGGGGACTTGTAATTTATTCAACTTCCGAATTAGAAAAAGGCTGGAATGGAAATATGGCAGGAACAGGAAAAGAGTGTCAGATGGATACGTATGTTTATATGGCTATTGCTACGGGTGAGAATGGGAAGAAGAAAGAGTTTATCGGACATGTGAACCTGGTAAGGTAA
- a CDS encoding lycopene cyclase domain-containing protein, with amino-acid sequence MKQYTYLLINFFSILIPFLFSFERRIFFFKKMRALLPALIITGAFFIIWDHLMTVWNVWGFNREYLIGYYLWDLPIEEWLFFFTIPYSCVFIYESLNFLIKKDSLLKYSKNISGTLSVILMIVVLFNTEKLYTAIKLTLTVFMLVYVLIENFDFMGKFYRAYFVSLIPFFIVNGILTALPVVTYNDSENLGIRIGTIPVEDTVYTLLLLLMNICLYEYFKNRLKKDVKPQSTY; translated from the coding sequence ATGAAACAATATACTTACTTATTGATCAATTTTTTTTCCATTTTAATTCCGTTTCTTTTTTCATTTGAGAGGCGCATCTTCTTTTTCAAAAAAATGAGAGCACTACTTCCAGCTTTAATTATAACCGGAGCATTCTTCATAATCTGGGATCACCTTATGACGGTATGGAATGTCTGGGGTTTCAACAGAGAATATCTGATTGGCTACTACCTTTGGGATCTGCCGATTGAAGAGTGGTTATTTTTTTTCACAATACCCTATTCCTGCGTTTTTATATATGAATCATTGAATTTTTTGATAAAAAAGGATAGTTTATTGAAATATTCTAAAAACATTTCCGGGACCTTATCTGTTATCCTGATGATTGTTGTTCTTTTCAATACAGAAAAATTATATACTGCTATCAAGTTAACATTGACGGTTTTTATGCTGGTATATGTACTCATTGAAAACTTTGATTTCATGGGGAAATTTTACAGGGCATATTTTGTTAGTCTGATACCATTTTTCATTGTGAATGGTATACTAACTGCATTACCGGTTGTAACTTATAATGATTCAGAGAACCTTGGTATCCGAATAGGAACAATTCCTGTGGAAGACACCGTGTATACATTGCTTCTGTTATTGATGAACATCTGTCTTTATGAGTATTTCAAGAATCGGTTGAAAAAAGATGTTAAACCTCAAAGTACATATTGA
- a CDS encoding 4-hydroxy-3-methylbut-2-enyl diphosphate reductase: MLNLKVHIDNNSGFCFGVVYAIQLAEEILNEKGILYCLGDIVHNDEEIQRLRKKGLITISHDQLQNVKNETVLLRAHGEPPSTYQIAIENNLTLVDASCPVVLKLQNRVKQSADADKKIFIYGKRGHAEVEGLIGQSNNEVVVFQDIKELDFEKMPKKISLYSQTTKSTEKFYSIYNQLLEQGIEIDLNDTTCRQVSNRDIQIRSFAQSADVIVFVSGLKSSNGKVLFEACKQYNPRTYFVSSTSEIDPSWFNALETVGICGATSTPMWLMEEAKVRLMGW; encoded by the coding sequence ATGTTAAACCTCAAAGTACATATTGACAACAATTCCGGATTTTGTTTCGGTGTAGTATATGCAATCCAGCTTGCAGAGGAAATTCTTAATGAAAAAGGTATATTGTACTGCCTGGGAGACATCGTGCATAACGATGAAGAAATTCAAAGGCTCCGTAAAAAAGGTTTGATCACAATCTCGCATGATCAATTGCAAAATGTAAAAAACGAAACTGTCCTCTTACGGGCTCATGGCGAACCACCTTCAACCTATCAGATTGCAATTGAAAATAATTTAACTCTGGTTGATGCCAGTTGCCCGGTAGTTCTGAAATTACAAAACAGAGTCAAACAATCAGCCGATGCAGACAAGAAAATTTTCATCTATGGCAAACGTGGGCATGCAGAAGTTGAAGGTTTAATCGGGCAATCGAACAATGAAGTCGTCGTTTTTCAGGATATAAAAGAACTGGATTTTGAAAAAATGCCAAAGAAAATTTCATTATACAGTCAGACAACAAAAAGTACGGAGAAATTCTATAGCATTTACAATCAACTGCTCGAACAAGGAATTGAAATCGATCTGAATGATACTACCTGCCGTCAGGTTTCAAACAGAGATATTCAGATCCGGAGTTTTGCTCAATCTGCAGACGTAATTGTTTTTGTATCCGGATTAAAATCATCGAATGGAAAAGTGTTGTTTGAAGCATGCAAGCAATATAACCCCAGAACATATTTTGTAAGTTCAACTTCGGAGATCGATCCTTCATGGTTCAATGCTCTTGAAACAGTTGGGATTTGTGGAGCTACTTCAACACCGATGTGGTTGATGGAGGAGGCTAAGGTGAGGTTGATGGGTTGGTGA